GCGACGCCGAGGTCGGCGACGACGTCTACGGGGAGGATCCGACCGTCAACGAGCTCGAATCGCGGGTCGCCGACGTGCTGGGCTTCGAGGACGCCCTGCTGGTCCCCTCGGGCACGATGGGCAACCAGGTCGCCGTCCGCACGCACACCGAGCGCGGCCAGGAGACGATCCTCGAACGCGAGAGCCACGTCTACAAGTGGGAACTCGGCGGCGTCGCCCAGCACTCGGGCGTCCAGGCCCGCCCCGTCGACGGCGACGACCGCGGCGTCGTTTCCCCGGAGCAAGTCCGCGGCGCCTACGTCGAAGCCGACGGCCACCGCGCCGGTACCGGGCTGCTCGCGCTGGAGAACACCCACAACAGCAAGGGCGGTACCGCGATCGCACCCGAGGCCATCGACGCCGCGGCCGAGGTGGCCCACGAGCGCGACGTACCGGTGCACCTCGACGGCGCGCGGCTGTTCAACGCCGCCGCCGCGCTGGACGTCCCGGCCGAGCGACTCGCCCGCGAGGTCGACTCGGCGACGGTCTGTCTCTCGAAGGGGCTGGGCGCGCCCGTCGGCTCCGTGCTGGCTGGGAGCGAGGCGTTCGTCGAACGCGCTCGCCGCCACCGCAAGCTCATGGGCGGCGGGATGCGCCAGGCCGGCATCCTCGCCGCACCGGGCCTCCGGGCGCTGGAGAACCGCGACCGCCTCGGCGCGGACCACGAGCGCGCCCGCCGGCTCGCGGCGGGTCTCGACGCCGTTTCCGGCCTCTCGGCGCCCGAGCCCGAGACGAACA
This DNA window, taken from Halosimplex litoreum, encodes the following:
- a CDS encoding threonine aldolase family protein; this encodes MIDLRSDTVTKPDQAMREAARDAEVGDDVYGEDPTVNELESRVADVLGFEDALLVPSGTMGNQVAVRTHTERGQETILERESHVYKWELGGVAQHSGVQARPVDGDDRGVVSPEQVRGAYVEADGHRAGTGLLALENTHNSKGGTAIAPEAIDAAAEVAHERDVPVHLDGARLFNAAAALDVPAERLAREVDSATVCLSKGLGAPVGSVLAGSEAFVERARRHRKLMGGGMRQAGILAAPGLRALENRDRLGADHERARRLAAGLDAVSGLSAPEPETNIVVAETDDPAEEVVAACEHEGVGCVAFGDYRVRFCTHWDVDDDDIDAALSGVERAVE